Proteins from one Chroococcidiopsis sp. CCMEE 29 genomic window:
- a CDS encoding transglutaminase family protein, protein MRYQIFHTITYIYDQPVDLEPHILRLQPRCDGCQTLRSFDLKVEPEPPGLYQVIDLEGNNVIRVWFREPIDQLCVKVSSEVETLRTNPFEFLLEPWATKLPIDYPASLLSNLQPYFQRYGLPAPVDAGVVQLAQEVYQAIAGETIPFLSELNQRISQSCEYRVRETGSPLPAALTWAQKQGSCRDFAVLFMEACRAVNLAARFVSGYQEGDPNQEERELHAWVEVYLPGAGWRGYDPTHGLAVSDRHIALVSSALPSQAAPISGNFRGPGSQSEMKYQVSIQSLEES, encoded by the coding sequence ATGCGTTACCAAATTTTTCACACAATTACTTATATCTACGATCAGCCTGTTGATTTGGAGCCTCATATTCTGCGGTTGCAACCGCGTTGTGATGGCTGCCAAACCCTTCGTTCTTTCGATCTCAAGGTAGAGCCTGAGCCGCCTGGGTTATATCAAGTCATTGATCTAGAAGGCAATAACGTGATTCGGGTTTGGTTTCGAGAACCGATTGACCAATTATGTGTCAAGGTCAGTTCTGAGGTAGAAACGCTCCGAACCAACCCCTTTGAATTTCTCTTGGAGCCTTGGGCAACTAAGCTGCCAATTGACTATCCAGCGTCGCTACTTTCTAATTTGCAGCCTTATTTTCAGCGTTATGGACTGCCAGCACCTGTAGATGCAGGAGTGGTGCAGCTGGCTCAAGAAGTTTATCAGGCGATCGCTGGTGAAACCATTCCTTTTCTGAGTGAACTGAACCAGCGCATTTCCCAATCCTGTGAGTATAGGGTACGAGAGACTGGAAGCCCCCTACCAGCAGCCCTCACCTGGGCTCAAAAGCAAGGTTCTTGCCGGGACTTCGCAGTCCTGTTTATGGAAGCTTGCCGTGCTGTCAACTTAGCAGCCCGGTTTGTTAGTGGCTACCAGGAAGGAGACCCAAATCAGGAGGAGCGAGAACTTCATGCCTGGGTAGAGGTGTATTTACCCGGTGCTGGTTGGCGGGGATATGACCCAACTCACGGATTAGCGGTGAGCGATCGCCATATTGCTTTAGTTTCCAGTGCCTTACCTTCCCAAGCTGCCCCTATTTCAGGAAACTTTCGCGGTCCTGGCAGCCAATCGGAAATGAAATACCAGGTATCGATTCAATCGCTAGAGGAATCTTAA
- a CDS encoding CHASE3 domain-containing protein, whose protein sequence is MSPKLEMNTAARQVLLATRGLLEEKFIRKVTTTLGVVTAILFTISFISYRSLTTFINASNQVTYTQEFLTELEDLVSHLKDVESGQRGYLLTGKERYLEPYSAAVREVGQALKALEKLTAAHHPNQQQQLQTLELIVTQKLTELKQTIELRQDKGLEAALQVVQTDRGKNLMDNIRRVSREMENEEKAVLKQYMFQSQVNSRQAIFTFFGGICLTFSLLAGVYYLIYREIGQRQLAEAALRESKRRLQAQNMVLMELARRKTLSLGDLNAAVREITEAATNVLGIERVGVWLYNDERSKIHCIDLYEWNTSRHSQGMELAAVNYPAYFQALQEARTIAAHDAHTDPRTKEFSQFYLSPLGITSMLDAPIWLDSRLLAN, encoded by the coding sequence TTGAGTCCTAAGCTTGAGATGAATACTGCTGCCCGTCAGGTGCTTCTAGCCACAAGAGGTTTATTAGAGGAGAAATTTATTAGAAAAGTTACTACCACTTTAGGAGTAGTGACAGCCATTCTGTTTACTATCAGCTTCATATCGTACCGAAGTTTAACCACATTTATTAACGCCTCCAACCAGGTGACCTATACCCAAGAGTTTCTTACAGAACTCGAAGATTTAGTCTCACACCTAAAGGATGTTGAATCTGGGCAACGGGGCTACCTGCTAACAGGAAAGGAGCGTTATCTGGAACCCTATTCTGCGGCAGTTAGAGAAGTTGGGCAAGCGCTAAAAGCTTTGGAAAAACTAACCGCAGCTCACCACCCTAACCAGCAACAGCAGCTCCAAACCCTTGAGCTGATAGTTACTCAAAAACTAACTGAACTGAAGCAGACGATAGAGCTGCGGCAAGACAAGGGACTAGAGGCAGCGTTGCAGGTCGTGCAGACTGATAGAGGCAAGAATCTCATGGATAACATCCGTCGAGTGAGCCGTGAGATGGAGAACGAGGAAAAAGCTGTACTAAAACAGTACATGTTCCAATCCCAAGTAAATAGCCGACAGGCAATTTTTACCTTCTTTGGTGGCATCTGTCTGACTTTTTCCCTCTTGGCAGGAGTCTACTACCTTATTTATCGCGAAATCGGTCAGCGCCAGCTGGCGGAAGCAGCTTTGCGTGAAAGCAAAAGACGCCTTCAAGCGCAGAACATGGTACTGATGGAACTGGCAAGGCGCAAGACACTGAGTCTTGGAGATCTCAATGCTGCTGTTAGGGAAATTACAGAGGCTGCCACTAACGTCCTGGGAATTGAACGGGTTGGCGTGTGGTTATACAACGATGAGCGCTCGAAGATTCATTGCATCGACCTGTATGAATGGAACACCAGCCGTCATTCCCAAGGCATGGAGCTAGCGGCTGTAAACTACCCGGCTTATTTTCAGGCGTTGCAAGAGGCGCGCACCATCGCGGCGCATGATGCCCACACCGACCCCCGAACCAAAGAATTCTCCCAGTTTTATCTTTCTCCGCTCGGCATTACATCCATGTTGGATGCACCGATTTGGCTGGATAGTAGACTTCTTGCAAATTAG
- a CDS encoding circularly permuted type 2 ATP-grasp protein, translating to MRFDEYDPGDFYDELFAAKGQPRPEAAVLVKRIHSLAPGELQQRQQSAQSALFKQGVTFSVYGDAEGTERILPFDIIPRIVSAQEWTRLEEGLKQRIYALNVFLADIYQDQKILKDGVIPAELIYSATGFLKPCLDLQPPVGIWCHITGTDLIRDRDGQWYVLEDNLRCPSGVSYVLENRRVMKSTFPRVFSAMEIQPVEKYPSHLLETLLNLTPPNLLDPTVVVLTPGVYNSAYFEHSLLAQQMGVELVEGRDLVVADGYLQMRTTKGLQRVDVVYRRIDDDFIDPLTFRADSMLGVPGLMEVYRAGRVAIANALGTGVADDKVIYAYMPEIIRYYLGEDPIIPNVPTYLCWEQQQQEHVLANLEELVVKAANESGGYGMLIGPKATTEQRHEFSQRIQANPRNYIAQPTLCLSRTPTIVNDRFEGCHVDLRPYILYGKEIYVNPGGLTRVALKKGSLVVNSSQGGGSKDTWVLSHASDQLQGASVQSQIQSLRF from the coding sequence GTGCGATTTGACGAGTATGACCCCGGAGACTTTTACGATGAACTGTTTGCTGCTAAGGGTCAACCCCGCCCAGAAGCAGCCGTCTTGGTTAAAAGAATTCATTCTTTAGCGCCTGGGGAACTTCAGCAGCGACAGCAATCTGCCCAAAGTGCCCTATTTAAGCAAGGGGTAACTTTTAGCGTTTACGGGGATGCTGAGGGAACAGAACGCATCCTTCCCTTTGACATTATTCCCCGCATTGTTTCTGCTCAAGAATGGACGCGTTTGGAGGAGGGTCTTAAGCAACGCATTTATGCCCTGAATGTATTTCTGGCAGACATTTACCAGGATCAGAAGATTCTTAAAGATGGTGTGATTCCAGCAGAACTCATCTACTCTGCCACAGGGTTTCTCAAGCCTTGTCTAGATCTTCAGCCCCCCGTTGGGATTTGGTGCCACATTACAGGCACCGATTTGATCCGCGATCGCGATGGTCAATGGTATGTCTTAGAAGATAATCTCCGCTGTCCTTCAGGCGTATCCTACGTTCTAGAAAATCGCCGGGTGATGAAAAGCACTTTCCCGCGAGTTTTCAGTGCAATGGAAATTCAGCCTGTGGAAAAATACCCTAGCCATTTGCTAGAAACCTTACTCAATCTCACACCCCCTAATTTACTTGACCCGACTGTGGTTGTCCTGACTCCAGGCGTTTACAACTCTGCCTACTTCGAGCATTCCTTACTAGCGCAGCAGATGGGGGTAGAACTAGTTGAGGGTCGCGATCTAGTGGTTGCTGATGGTTATTTACAGATGCGTACCACTAAAGGATTGCAGCGGGTAGATGTCGTCTATCGTCGCATTGATGATGACTTTATTGATCCCCTAACGTTCCGGGCTGACTCTATGTTAGGAGTCCCAGGATTAATGGAGGTTTACCGGGCAGGGCGAGTGGCGATCGCCAATGCCCTGGGTACGGGTGTAGCCGATGACAAAGTAATTTACGCCTACATGCCTGAGATTATTCGCTATTACCTGGGAGAAGACCCGATTATCCCCAACGTTCCAACCTATCTCTGTTGGGAACAGCAGCAACAGGAACATGTTCTGGCGAATCTCGAAGAGCTTGTGGTCAAAGCCGCGAACGAGTCTGGCGGCTACGGTATGTTAATTGGTCCCAAAGCTACAACCGAACAACGGCATGAATTTTCTCAGCGAATTCAAGCTAATCCACGCAACTACATTGCCCAACCAACGCTCTGCCTATCGCGGACTCCCACCATTGTGAATGACCGCTTTGAAGGCTGCCATGTAGACCTACGACCCTATATTCTCTACGGAAAAGAGATCTACGTTAACCCAGGCGGTCTGACCCGTGTTGCCCTTAAGAAAGGTTCTTTAGTGGTGAATTCTTCCCAGGGTGGAGGCAGCAAGGATACTTGGGTACTTTCCCACGCCAGCGATCAGTTGCAAGGGGCAAGTGTTCAGTCTCAAATCCAGAGTCTCAGGTTCTAA
- a CDS encoding PAS domain S-box protein, with translation MVGVVCHEHVGSVREWALDEQNFAGSIADLVSMAMQACDRQQAEEVRSQLAAIVESSDDAIISKTLDGMIVSWNSSAERIYGYTAEEVKHRHGSMLVPPDRLNEEPQILQRIRQGERIENYETVRVRKDGRQIDVSLTISPVKDAAGNIIGSSKIARDITQRKQAEEELAKRERYLAALVEVQRRLLTSEAPRNYYTKVLEPLGQAAGASRVYVFENHQDAAGRLLMSQRAEWCNQDIQAEIDNSNLQNLAYDDFFPRWIQALAQGEIIAGKVAEFPESERMILMPQGILSILVLPLMVNGEFFGLIGFDNCIEAYTWKPLEVNLLAVAAAAISLNHERKQAEEARRESQQMLQLVMDNIPQFIYWKDRNSVYLGCNRNFVQLAGVGNPENIVGKTDYDLPWRKEEANFFHERDRQVMETNTPKYHVVETLIRADGQHSLLGTNKVPLHDSEGNVVGLLGTFADITERKQADEKIKASLKEKEVLLKEIHHRVKNNLQIISSLLKLQSGYIKDKHTLEMFKDSQSRIRSMALIHEKLYQSQDLSKVDFAEYITNLAANLFRSYELDPTAINSSLNVESIFLEIDVAVPCGLIINELVSNSLKYAFPDRRKGEIRIHLHSDNQHEIKLIVGDNGIGLPKDFDFQKTGTLGLQLVNNLVEQLEGTIEVNGHSGTEFRIKFAI, from the coding sequence ATGGTGGGAGTTGTCTGTCACGAACATGTGGGATCTGTTCGCGAGTGGGCGTTGGATGAACAGAATTTTGCAGGCTCGATCGCAGATTTAGTTTCCATGGCAATGCAAGCGTGCGATCGCCAGCAGGCAGAGGAGGTGCGTTCTCAATTAGCAGCTATTGTGGAGTCCTCAGACGATGCGATTATCAGTAAGACATTGGATGGCATGATTGTCAGTTGGAACTCTAGCGCCGAGAGAATTTATGGCTACACTGCTGAAGAGGTCAAGCATCGCCATGGCTCTATGCTGGTTCCACCTGACCGGCTCAATGAGGAACCACAAATACTGCAAAGAATCAGGCAGGGAGAACGCATCGAGAATTACGAAACCGTGCGCGTGAGAAAAGACGGCAGGCAAATCGATGTTTCCCTAACCATCTCTCCAGTTAAGGATGCAGCGGGTAATATTATCGGTAGTTCAAAAATTGCCCGCGACATCACCCAGCGCAAGCAGGCAGAGGAGGAACTGGCAAAGCGCGAGCGCTACTTGGCAGCATTGGTGGAAGTTCAACGCCGTTTGTTGACTTCCGAAGCTCCGAGAAACTATTACACAAAGGTACTAGAACCCCTGGGACAAGCCGCTGGTGCGAGCCGAGTTTACGTATTCGAGAACCACCAGGATGCGGCAGGTCGCCTGCTCATGAGCCAACGAGCTGAGTGGTGTAATCAGGACATCCAGGCTGAAATTGATAACTCAAACCTTCAGAATCTCGCATACGACGACTTTTTTCCCCGGTGGATCCAGGCATTGGCGCAGGGCGAAATCATTGCCGGAAAAGTAGCAGAATTCCCTGAGTCGGAACGGATGATTTTAATGCCGCAGGGCATACTTTCGATCCTAGTTTTGCCCCTGATGGTTAATGGCGAATTTTTCGGTTTGATTGGCTTCGATAATTGTATAGAAGCTTATACGTGGAAACCATTGGAAGTGAACCTGCTGGCGGTGGCGGCGGCAGCAATCTCCCTGAATCATGAGCGCAAGCAGGCAGAGGAGGCGCGGCGGGAGTCACAGCAGATGCTGCAGTTAGTAATGGATAATATCCCACAATTCATCTACTGGAAGGATAGGAACTCTGTTTACCTCGGTTGCAATCGCAACTTCGTACAACTAGCAGGTGTTGGCAATCCCGAGAATATCGTTGGCAAGACAGACTACGACTTGCCATGGAGAAAAGAGGAAGCGAACTTCTTTCACGAGCGCGATCGCCAAGTTATGGAGACAAATACACCCAAATATCATGTTGTTGAAACCTTAATCCGAGCTGATGGTCAACATAGCTTGCTAGGCACTAACAAGGTTCCACTCCATGATTCGGAAGGAAATGTTGTAGGACTGCTTGGCACCTTTGCAGACATTACGGAGCGCAAGCAGGCAGATGAGAAAATTAAAGCATCACTTAAAGAGAAAGAGGTGCTTCTGAAGGAAATCCATCACCGAGTGAAAAACAATTTACAGATCATTTCAAGTTTACTCAAACTGCAATCCGGTTACATAAAGGATAAACATACTCTAGAGATGTTTAAGGATAGCCAGAGTCGTATTAGATCAATGGCGCTGATTCACGAAAAACTCTATCAATCCCAAGACTTATCGAAAGTCGACTTTGCTGAATACATTACTAATTTAGCAGCTAATTTGTTCCGCTCCTACGAGCTAGATCCAACTGCTATCAACTCAAGCCTCAATGTTGAGAGTATTTTTTTAGAGATTGATGTAGCAGTTCCCTGTGGTTTAATTATCAATGAACTCGTTTCAAATTCATTAAAATATGCATTTCCGGATAGGAGAAAAGGAGAAATACGGATTCACCTTCATTCTGATAATCAGCATGAAATAAAACTAATTGTTGGTGACAATGGTATTGGCTTACCAAAAGATTTTGATTTCCAAAAAACAGGAACTTTAGGTTTGCAATTAGTAAATAACTTAGTAGAGCAGTTAGAAGGTACTATTGAAGTTAATGGTCATAGTGGGACAGAATTTAGAATTAAGTTTGCCATTTAA
- a CDS encoding VOC family protein, which produces MNTIFQCTDAFITLASTDIKELVLFYTQLLGQEPKQYTPNIYAEFQLPGLRLGIFKPKQSNESEFENSAKGGMSLCLEVRDLQAAIAHLATLGYPPPGEIVTASHGREIYAYDPNGNRLILHQTFTRGEGR; this is translated from the coding sequence ATGAATACGATTTTCCAATGCACCGATGCATTTATCACGTTAGCATCTACTGACATCAAAGAATTAGTATTGTTCTATACTCAATTATTAGGACAAGAACCAAAGCAGTACACTCCAAATATATATGCTGAGTTTCAATTACCTGGTTTGCGATTAGGTATCTTTAAGCCGAAACAGAGTAATGAATCTGAGTTTGAAAACTCTGCTAAAGGTGGCATGAGTTTGTGTTTAGAAGTCCGGGATTTGCAAGCGGCGATCGCTCACCTCGCTACCTTGGGCTACCCACCTCCAGGGGAAATCGTTACAGCATCTCACGGTAGAGAAATTTACGCTTACGATCCAAATGGAAACCGCCTAATTTTGCACCAGACATTCACGAGGGGCGAGGGGCGATAG
- a CDS encoding IS5 family transposase → MNSKIAQTLSQLQFKRRFGVQPDTFKHIIKALKPAWRATPKPGAKPKLGIEQRVLIALEYWREYRTYFHIGSSWGVSESTVCRIVHWVEDRLMASGQFRLPGKKQLVRGFGQPAVVVMDVTETPIERPKRHQRWFYSGKKKQHTLKCQLVIEQTTGRIICTYFGKGRRHDFKLFQASGIHFHPQIESLQDKGYQGIQKLHANSHLPHKKPRGGQLTPAQKLDNRALARRRVVIEQTNRCLKIFRILAERYRNRRRRFGLRCNLIAALYNYECSQAA, encoded by the coding sequence ATGAATTCTAAAATAGCTCAAACACTATCACAATTACAATTCAAACGTCGCTTCGGCGTGCAACCAGATACATTCAAGCACATCATCAAAGCTCTCAAACCTGCCTGGAGAGCCACACCAAAACCAGGTGCCAAGCCGAAACTGGGCATTGAACAGCGAGTGCTAATTGCTTTAGAGTATTGGCGGGAGTATCGCACCTACTTCCACATTGGCAGCAGTTGGGGCGTGAGTGAATCAACCGTCTGCCGCATCGTTCATTGGGTTGAAGATAGGTTAATGGCATCAGGACAATTTCGCCTGCCTGGGAAGAAACAGTTGGTGCGTGGATTTGGTCAGCCAGCTGTCGTGGTGATGGATGTGACCGAAACGCCGATTGAACGACCGAAGCGTCACCAACGCTGGTTCTATTCTGGCAAGAAGAAGCAACATACGCTCAAATGCCAACTAGTGATCGAGCAAACAACTGGACGAATTATTTGCACCTACTTTGGTAAAGGACGACGGCATGACTTCAAGCTGTTTCAAGCTTCAGGGATTCACTTCCACCCACAAATCGAAAGCTTGCAAGACAAGGGGTATCAGGGTATCCAAAAGTTACATGCTAACAGTCATCTACCTCACAAGAAGCCTAGAGGCGGACAACTCACGCCGGCGCAAAAGTTAGATAATCGAGCCTTAGCCCGTCGTCGAGTTGTAATTGAGCAAACCAATCGTTGCTTGAAAATCTTCCGCATTCTAGCGGAGCGCTATCGCAACCGGCGGCGGCGCTTCGGGTTGCGCTGTAATCTCATTGCTGCCTTATACAACTACGAATGCTCTCAAGCTGCTTGA
- a CDS encoding branched-chain amino acid ABC transporter permease, whose product MVGFFDTYGFLLVSMVLGAMLGLSLYLPLMAGQLSLASPGFYALGGYIAAILSTQVFNVTTGLFPLPLLLLEMLIAGVVCGLLGVIVGVPALRLRGIYLAIATIAFVEVLRVISLNLEITGGAVGIFGIPQPFQTAIEYLWIALPLLLLSMFFLYRLERIRVGRAFAAIREDELAADAMGINPTYYKVLAFTLGAILAGFVGAVSAHFLNTWNARQGTFDASIIYLTFVLIGGSRSFIGPVLGGMVFTALPEVLRAIADTTGLPIALAQFLRDGRLIIFGVLIVLGTIFFPQGLMTPGLFKKRVRGEK is encoded by the coding sequence ATGGTTGGATTCTTCGATACTTACGGGTTTCTGCTCGTCTCTATGGTACTGGGAGCGATGCTGGGGCTATCACTCTACTTACCACTAATGGCTGGGCAGCTGTCTCTAGCGAGTCCAGGCTTTTATGCTTTGGGTGGCTATATTGCCGCAATTCTTTCCACACAGGTTTTTAATGTAACTACGGGCTTATTTCCGCTTCCCCTACTGCTACTGGAGATGTTGATTGCTGGTGTCGTCTGTGGCTTATTAGGGGTAATCGTAGGAGTTCCAGCGCTACGGTTGCGGGGAATTTATCTAGCGATCGCTACTATTGCTTTTGTTGAAGTCCTGCGGGTAATTTCCCTCAACCTGGAAATTACAGGTGGAGCAGTCGGGATTTTTGGCATTCCTCAACCTTTCCAGACGGCAATCGAGTATTTGTGGATAGCGCTCCCTTTGCTCTTACTGAGCATGTTTTTTCTCTATCGGCTTGAGCGCATTCGAGTGGGGCGCGCTTTTGCGGCAATTCGTGAGGACGAACTAGCTGCTGATGCCATGGGCATCAATCCAACTTACTACAAGGTACTGGCTTTCACCTTGGGCGCAATTCTAGCTGGGTTTGTAGGTGCCGTGAGTGCCCACTTTCTCAACACTTGGAATGCTCGTCAAGGCACGTTTGATGCCAGTATTATCTATTTAACTTTTGTGTTGATCGGTGGCTCTAGAAGCTTTATTGGACCAGTGTTAGGAGGTATGGTATTTACAGCGTTACCAGAAGTGCTGCGGGCGATCGCCGATACAACTGGTTTACCCATTGCTCTAGCTCAATTCCTCCGCGATGGTCGTCTAATTATTTTCGGAGTACTGATTGTGCTCGGAACAATATTTTTTCCCCAAGGCTTGATGACACCAGGCTTATTTAAAAAGCGAGTGAGAGGCGAGAAATAG
- a CDS encoding ABC transporter ATP-binding protein has product MISPHTTTSKAAADGDSILEVKQLTRRFGGLVAVNSVSFTVRKNEIFGLIGPNGAGKTTLFNLITGLIQPSSGQLLYQGQDIVKLRPHQIATKGIARTFQNIRLFGELSALENVIVARHIHTNSGVLTGVLSLPPSPIEELKTKQKALELLELVGLSDRAAEKAQNLAYGDQRRLEIARALALKPQILLLDEPAAGMNPNEKHNLSQFIRQICTDFNLTTILIEHHVPLVMGLCDRIAVLNFGKLIALGNPAEVRTNPAVIEAYLGAE; this is encoded by the coding sequence ATGATTTCCCCGCATACCACTACCAGTAAAGCAGCAGCTGATGGCGATTCTATTCTAGAAGTTAAGCAGCTGACTCGCCGTTTCGGCGGCTTGGTTGCAGTGAATAGTGTGTCTTTCACAGTCCGGAAAAACGAGATTTTTGGACTAATCGGTCCTAATGGTGCCGGAAAGACAACCCTGTTTAATCTAATTACAGGCTTAATTCAGCCTTCCAGCGGACAGTTACTTTATCAAGGTCAGGATATCGTCAAACTACGTCCACATCAGATTGCTACTAAAGGTATTGCCCGCACGTTTCAGAATATTCGCTTGTTTGGTGAGCTCTCAGCGCTGGAGAACGTGATTGTCGCCCGGCACATCCATACGAATAGTGGCGTTTTAACCGGAGTATTAAGCTTACCACCGTCTCCAATTGAAGAACTGAAAACAAAGCAAAAGGCTTTGGAGCTACTTGAGTTAGTAGGTTTGAGCGATCGCGCTGCTGAAAAAGCACAAAATTTAGCTTATGGCGATCAACGCCGGTTGGAGATTGCCCGTGCGCTTGCCCTTAAACCCCAAATCTTACTTTTAGACGAACCAGCCGCAGGGATGAATCCGAATGAAAAGCATAATTTGAGTCAGTTTATTCGCCAAATCTGTACTGATTTTAACTTGACCACAATCTTGATCGAACATCACGTTCCGCTAGTGATGGGTTTGTGCGATCGCATTGCTGTTTTAAATTTTGGCAAGTTGATTGCTTTAGGTAATCCGGCTGAAGTCAGAACTAACCCAGCTGTAATTGAAGCGTACCTGGGAGCGGAATGA
- a CDS encoding alpha-E domain-containing protein codes for MLSRVADSIYWLNRYVERAENVARFVDVNLNLLLDGPIGMKEQWQPLVLVTGDLPLFRERYGEATAENVIQFLTFDSKYPNSIISCLQAARENARCVREVISREMWEQLNAFYLMVKEAAARQPLSDWHEFFTEVKMASHLFAGVMDATMTHGEGWHFGQIARLLERADKTTRILDVKYFILLPSVKDVGTPLDELQWIALLKSTSAYEMYRKCSQHRITPKRVAEFLILNREFPRSIQFCLMQAERSLHLITGTPAGTWSNPAERALGRLRSELDYLTIDEIIQSGLHEFLDDLQRQMNETGNKIFETFFAIETSA; via the coding sequence ATGCTGAGTCGTGTCGCTGATTCTATTTACTGGCTAAATCGATATGTGGAACGGGCAGAAAATGTCGCCCGATTTGTGGATGTCAACCTTAATCTGTTACTTGACGGTCCGATTGGGATGAAGGAGCAGTGGCAGCCTTTGGTGCTAGTCACGGGCGATCTGCCTTTATTTCGGGAGCGCTATGGTGAAGCAACAGCAGAGAATGTGATTCAGTTTCTCACCTTTGACAGCAAGTATCCCAACTCGATCATCTCTTGCCTTCAGGCTGCCCGAGAAAATGCTCGCTGCGTTCGAGAAGTAATCTCACGCGAAATGTGGGAGCAGTTGAATGCCTTCTATCTAATGGTGAAAGAAGCAGCCGCAAGACAGCCCTTATCAGATTGGCATGAATTCTTTACTGAAGTCAAAATGGCAAGCCATCTGTTTGCTGGCGTGATGGATGCCACCATGACACATGGCGAAGGTTGGCACTTTGGGCAAATCGCGCGGTTACTGGAGCGGGCAGATAAAACAACTCGCATTCTTGATGTCAAGTATTTCATTTTGCTGCCCTCCGTCAAAGACGTTGGTACCCCCCTGGACGAGTTGCAGTGGATAGCATTACTCAAATCTACCAGTGCCTACGAGATGTACCGCAAATGCAGCCAACATCGCATTACACCAAAACGAGTCGCAGAGTTTCTGATTCTAAACCGCGAATTTCCCCGCTCGATTCAGTTTTGTCTCATGCAGGCAGAGCGATCGCTGCACCTAATTACAGGCACACCTGCAGGCACTTGGAGCAACCCAGCAGAGCGCGCCCTTGGTCGCTTGCGTTCTGAATTAGATTACTTGACAATTGATGAAATCATTCAATCTGGGTTACATGAATTTCTCGACGACCTCCAGCGGCAGATGAATGAGACTGGTAATAAAATTTTTGAAACCTTCTTCGCCATTGAGACTAGTGCTTAG
- a CDS encoding proteasome-type protease, with the protein MTYCLGIINQSGLVMAADSRTNAGVDYISTYQKLFDFSQPGERVIVVCSSGSLSLTQAVVTLLQQDLKYQVATNLHTLPTLYEIARYIGSKSRQVQEQDKAWLKQEGIDFKGSFIVGGQIKAEDPELYLVYSQGNCIRATRDTPFLQLGETKYGKPILDRTLNYETPLEAVAKCALLSIDSTMKSNISVGPPINLVMYEANTFVIRHQLRLRLGDPYLAKMRKLWEEYLKQAFDHMPDIDWQHHLEQPQADVSLD; encoded by the coding sequence ATGACTTATTGCCTTGGCATTATTAATCAATCAGGTCTAGTTATGGCTGCTGACTCTCGGACTAATGCCGGAGTTGATTACATTTCTACTTACCAGAAGCTGTTTGATTTCTCCCAACCTGGAGAGCGAGTGATTGTCGTATGTAGTTCTGGCAGCCTTTCACTAACTCAGGCAGTCGTAACCTTGCTGCAACAAGACCTCAAGTATCAAGTAGCCACTAACCTGCATACACTTCCCACACTCTATGAAATCGCTCGCTACATTGGGAGTAAAAGTCGACAGGTTCAAGAACAAGACAAGGCTTGGCTCAAGCAAGAAGGGATTGACTTTAAGGGCAGCTTTATTGTAGGCGGTCAAATTAAAGCAGAAGACCCGGAACTGTATTTAGTTTACAGCCAAGGCAACTGTATTCGAGCGACTAGGGATACGCCTTTCTTACAGCTTGGGGAGACTAAGTATGGTAAACCAATTTTAGACCGCACCCTCAATTATGAAACGCCCCTAGAAGCAGTGGCAAAGTGTGCGCTCCTATCGATTGACTCAACAATGAAATCTAATATTTCTGTAGGTCCCCCAATTAATCTTGTAATGTACGAGGCGAACACATTCGTGATTAGACATCAGTTGCGGCTACGACTGGGAGACCCGTATTTAGCCAAAATGCGCAAGCTGTGGGAAGAATACTTGAAGCAGGCTTTCGATCACATGCCTGATATTGATTGGCAGCATCATCTAGAGCAACCACAAGCAGATGTGTCCTTGGACTGA